The genomic stretch TTATGAAAATTAAAAGTATACCAATATTATAActtgaaataaaaattatacaTTATTAGAAGTAACGTAGAATAAATTACAAACTTCATTATTACACTTACttacatttacaaaaatatttaacgCATATTGGAGTTAAAGGAGGGGGACAAAAATATCTTGGACAATCCTGGTTTGTTTGGCACGGaatatgacctataatttcaaataagaacaaaagaaatcataaaaaacaatatatttattgaatataagataaatttgaaaatttataatGGTGTTAAGATATATTTACCCTCAACGTTTGTGACAATACATAGAAACAAAAAGAAGATCAAAATATTTAGAAAACTACTAATTTGAACCATATTTTTCCTCCTTCTAATTTAATAAGTAGAAAGTTGTATGACCACTATAACTAAACAATGGGatgttgttttaaatttaaataaaaagattttAGCCCTAATGAGTTAAGAGAAGACATTCATTGAATTGGCGTTATGGTTAGATGACTCAATGGAACAACAATGGGCTCAATTGATCACTTAGCTTTGGTAAATATCTCAAATAAAAACCTTTCATGGTCATCAAagttcactcttttttttttttttttaactttccatatatatatatatatatatatatatatatatatatatatatatatatatatatatatatatatatatatataatgatcaAGGGGTGAAAAAAGAATAACACATAATCTatcctatttattttaaaatgtaatggttcagattcattcacatgttctcacataaaaataacattatcATATTATGTGTTCTCTATAGGACATATCTAGTAAAAATGAGTAAATTATATAAGATTGTGAGAATGAATACGAACTATTAGATTTAAAAAGGAAATGTTGAGATTAAATTATTGTTTTCTCTAAATTATTTAAGAGGAATGAAAaatcataaatcaaattttataaatatctTTTATTCTTAATCATTAAATATAATTTCAATAGTTATAATTAAATTCTCACATTCTCGTATAATTTACTCATTCtcattttctatatatatatatatatatatatatatatatatatatatatatatatatatatatatatatatatatatatatatatatatatatatatatatatatatatatatatagaggagggatcaaattacacccgaagagttacaccacaagttacactcgttcaataactacatctcgaattaatattttttaaattcaaccgttggattgaaacataatatcatatagatcatacctataaagtttgagcttaatctataatgatttactatgtcattgaattacatcaaaattaacattatatgaaagctcattttgacgttaatctttggatatcttgatgatatagtaaatcattatagattaagctcaaactttataggtatgatctatatgatattatgtttcaatccaacggttgaatttaaaaaatattaattcgagatgtagttattgaacgagtgtaactcgtggtgtaactcttcgggtgtaatttgatccctcctcatatatatatatatatatatatatatatatatatatatatatatatatatatatatatatatatatatatatatatatatatatatatatatatatatatatatatatatatatatatatatatatatatatatatatatatatatatatatatatatatatatatatatatatatatatataaattgaaatAATAATGATGACTGATGAAGAGGCAacacatttatttaaaaattaaaactaaaatagaaTAATGTTTTTTATTCACAATATTATAAGATCAAAGttaatacttatcaaattttatCAAATGTAACAATTACACATTTATTTGAAGAATGAAAATAGTGAATGAGTTATAGAACGTAGTATAATTgttagaatatgaattaagggttCCGTCAgagtttatttttgaatttaggaTTTTGGATAGACTTAGGAAATGAATAGCTTAATGAGTAAGAATAAGGAAACTAACATCAAGGATATATAGATGAGTCATTGATGAATGGATGAGTGAATATTGACTTAGTGTAACAaaattaagtattttttattatcGTATTCACAGTAGTTGGTGTGATATTAAAGTTGTTAAAGTTGTTCATTAATGTTTATGATTTTAAGAAGTGTTTGGAAAAGATGTCTTTAAAAGTAAGGATAATCATTAATATTAATGCTGACAATCCCAACAAGATCAACCGATCCTTATCGTGAAATCATTATGATCGCAACCACATTCTTCTCGAGACTTCTGACTAGCAACTAATCCCCCAAGGAAACAATCAATCAAGTTGATTACAAGTGGGTATTACAAAGATGCTTCTAATAAGCAGATTACACAATGTTTAaatacaacaacacaaaagtgttgataAACAAGATACGAATAAAAGCTCCttgctaaaaatacaaaattatacaAATATTTCTCTAACATAGTTTGTGCAGCGCTTTAGTGTAGTTTTGTAGTACTGAATCGTTGAATTCAAATACTTCTCTTTATAGAAGGATAGATCCGTTGGAGGATAGAAGAGGAAATGCAAAGTACAGCTGTAAAGTGCCCAACGGCCAGGATGAA from Vicia villosa cultivar HV-30 ecotype Madison, WI linkage group LG4, Vvil1.0, whole genome shotgun sequence encodes the following:
- the LOC131599287 gene encoding uncharacterized protein LOC131599287; translation: MVQISSFLNILIFFLFLCIVTNVEGHIPCQTNQDCPRYFCPPPLTPICVKYFCKCK